The genomic DNA atactgctgttatgatACGAGAGAAAACTGATCAAAAAACTTATCAGACTGAGATGTTAAAATATTACTAATGTCGGTCGATACCGATGCTAATGATGCGAGATGCACCTTTAAAGTTACCTGATTGTAACATGTCAGCACTCCAGTGGCATAGATTGGGACTGTAGCTTTGGTCAGTATGCCGTTCCCTGCTGAGGCATCTGACAGAGTaatgaaaaatacaagttagGTGAACTACACAGAgtggaaattgttttattaaacaacaGTACCTAATGTTAAAATAGTATGGAAGAAATTCAGCTTTTGAATaagttaaaagaagaaaataaaaatagtccTTCTGTAGAAATGTGTTTCTAAAGCAACGTATAATGATCAACCTATTACATCAAACCAATGCACATGCGCTTTAGCATCCTTTCATAGTGCTtgatcaattattaaaatggaaaaacagcagcataCATATATGGGGAGATGATTGGCAGTGAATCACATAATGGCCCACATTTGCTACCATGACTTTGCCTGAAAGAAATGTGGCCTGATTATACTTCTATTGTATTGTGGTCTTCCAGAAACCCACAGAATAAGACCCATGCTATGTAAAGATCAGGATAACCTCAACACTGACAGAGTTtcagatgaaaacacatttcataaaTGGCCACAATACCAACGCTAAATGTCTTGGCAGCTAAATGAAACCAAGGACCCCGTTATAACTGCAGAAACATGTCtggaattaaaaacaacaacaacagaaaagaaacaagaagaagaagaagagggggaACACCCAACGCTGACTCCAAATAGCTTGTTTACATCAATTGTGTCTGGAGTTTAAACTTCATCTATCAACATTCTCTTGAGAGAGTTTAGAAcaatatataaacacacaaaaaaatgagagaaagtAAAATAGCCCTCACCAACATTCTCTTCTGATAGTCTGAGAATCTCCTGGAATTGAGGCTTCACCTAAACAAACCAGAcgacacatacagtacatccaTGTCACTCATCTATGGTGAGTcttagaaaaaaggaaaaaaagcttgTTTGCTGTGAATACTAGCACAGCTTTAAAAGccaacaaactaaaacatttgatACAGTAATAGCACTAGACTTGAAACTTAGACTcataaaataaaccaacagaGAAAACCATGACTCCTTGATATGACAACTCAGTAAACTAAAGCGTGGTAGTTGGATGGAGTTTACCTTAGTGTTGGTGAAGATCTTGCCAAACGTGCGGCAGAACCTCCAGAAAAAGCGAGAGAACTCGTGAACGCAGGTTGATGACGTCACGTTGATACGACCCACAATCTCTATGAGCTGAGGAAGGCTGGACAAAATACAGACAGAACTTAAGTTAACGATTTTGTGAAAATTTCAATACAATGTTTAATATGTACAGATTACTGAAAACAGTGCTTTCAAATATTAATAGTGTTTAAACTTTCTATGCTTTGTCTCGTCACACCTATAaacttaattgtattttattgggattttatgaaaGACACCGACAAATGATACACTGTtcccaattttcttttttagataaaaatctgaaaagtgcggcatgTATTCAGCACTGCTCCGTAAAGCTGATGTTGCAGTCACAAATAAAAGCTTTCTGGAACAAGTCTCCCATAAACTACTAACGGAGTTTATAGTTTCTATGTTTTGAAAAGCTTATATGACATGTTGGTCTATCATTTCTAATTTCCATAAAATAGTGTAGTTTGTGGCAGTACATTGCCAAAATTAGAGAAAGTTCAAGCAGTATACATGTGCAAGCCACAGTCTAAATGTATCTATTTACATTATTTGAAATCctcaaaaacaagtttaaatgaATCATTAAAATTTTGTTGAACTTCTTAAATCTGTGTTAATTTCCCCTTATCTGGTAGGTTTTACATTAAGTGCTCATGTGTGTATATCTTACAGCTGGTTGACCACCCACAGGAGGCTTTCCCAGCCAGTGGTTCCTTCATGCTCCAGTTGGTGGTCATAGAGGAGCAGCAGGGAGCTGAGCAGCTCTCTGTTCCCAATGATGATAGCCATGTCCTGAAGAGGAGAGGCCGGTCTCGGGAACCGGGTCACTGGGTGACAGACAAACGCTGCTCATTCACCCCATCTTTCGGCTAGAGCTTCTGCTGACCTATTGCAATTTTTGTAAACAGAGACGTGTATGCATTCTTGGGCATTTTACCTTCTATTGCAGGTATGTCTTCGTGTGGCTTGGCTCTGCTGGTGAAGGGTGCATTCTGCAGCACCACTGCAAACAGAGGTGGAATAAGGGACTGGAGAGCTGAcaagaaaacatgaagtttGTGCTCATCCAGTCCGTGTTCTCCCTGCTGCGGAGAAAAGTCTCGGTTAGCATGAAAAGCAAACTACAGCAGACCCAAATAAAGCAACACACAGAAACCCAACTGTAAGCAGTTTCTCTATACGAGCCAGCAGAGAAGGTATGAGTGCAGTGTGCAGGGTGCCCAGCTCTGTGGTCCAGGCAGCGAAGGCAGGAATGAAGACCTGGTGGACTGCGTTGACCACCCGCTCTGATGGGTCCCCAAGCGAGAGCAGCATTAACTCAAACCCCTGCAAAGGATAAAGCGGCAGTTTGTGTGGATCAGTTGAGTGGGATTAAAAAGAAAGCCATGATTTACATTCCTTTTCCCAGGATATTTACCTGGGCGTATTTGTCAGAGTCATCAATGTAACCCATAATAATACCCAGACTTTTGACCACAGCCTCTCTGACCATGTCAGCCTTGTCCTCAGTCAGCATCTGCTGCAGCATAGACAACACCAGCGAGCTACGGATTTCCTTCTGAAAACAAGAGGGAAGAAGTGagggttttaaaaaagaaaaaagaaaccaacaaaactACATAATCCTCGTTTGAACTCTGTGCTCAGTTTAAACTTACAGGCAGGTACGGAGCTAAGGCTCCACAGGCTTCAGCCACCAACAACCGCCTCTCAGGATATTTGTGGTTAATCTGTGGAGGCCAAATGTACACACACAAATGTTGAATGTAAAAGAGGAACATAAGTTGAAAAGGAAGACAGACAGACTGGGGTTGCAGTCACAATGGAATGGAAACAAGTGGAGTGTCATAAACATGCTGACCCTGTGGAAACCacagtttgtctttgtctgcAGATTCTCAGCCTCTGGACGGCTGGCAGCGGCTATTGCCACGGCAATAGCTTTCTGTTGATCATGAGTGTGGTTGCACAGgtggcaataaaaacaaaactgctatCTCATTCCTGCCAGGGTCTCTCACAAAGTACTGAAAGCAATTTTCATAATCAGAGAGCAGCACTAAAAAGATTTCTGGCTGAAACAAAGTGATTTCTTTATAATTTACATCAAGGATTAGGAcatttcttgcataatttacatttaaatatatatctGTATGGGGTATTAGgcactcaaaataaataaaatgattaaaaatcttgacctttgaccttggataaattgtaaaatagcttaaaagaaagtaaaagtatattttttgtctagagtaaaatatgaaagaagGTAAAACATTACATATGCAATTAACTGATGGTTGAATCTGTCCATTATTAATATACGGTAACTTGACACACGCATATGATGCTTCACACCGCTACagctttgttacattttgtgagCTCACTCGCATTACCATCAATGTATTCACACACTTGTCTTTCATACAACTGCAAATCAGAAGGAAAACGAGACATGGCCTTCCAAATGTGACAccaataaaaatttgaaaagtccCCAACTTTAGTGTTTAATGGCTTACACAACTGGctactgtatgatgtttttctgatgtaaatcactttgaactgccttgttgctgaaatgtgctacacaaataaactagACTTGTTGTAACATGAGGCCTGACCAGGGtataccccgcctctcgcccgaaatcACACttggagataagcaccagcacccctcctgatcCCATTAGGGAGTAGGGTGTAAACAAgacagatgaatggatggatggatgttgtaacatgagaaaatgtgaaaagatctAAGGGTATACATATCTTTTGAAAGGCAATGAAATTCAGTGGCgtcaagtgaaaaaaataaaaacagtgttgATTGCAGTGAATGTACTGTACCTGCTCCCAACATTGAGGAAGCAGCTCGGCTTCGACTCGAGTGGGACCCACATGTCTTGCAAATGCAACGCAGCCCGTCAGGATCATTTGTCTACGGGCACACAAATCCACTTATATGAGAAAGCATCAGTGGACGAATactatattattttcttttgtctaagCGGGATGGCAAAACCTAAAAAGACACAGAACAATTAAACCTGTGTCCATTATGTTTACAATATACACAGTTACCTCTGCTCATCATCCGGTCTCTTTATCAGGTTGAAGAGGATGTGGAGGAGCTGGTCCCTCTCCTTAGGTTCTGGGTGAAGACATGCAGTGCACAATATGAGGGGAATCAGCTCCTGAGAGGGAGAAGAGGACAAACAGAAGGTCTCATATTACATTAAACACCTTTCAtaagcagctaaaaaaaaaaaaagaagaagaaaaggtggTTGACACTGAGCAGGTCAGTCAATGGAAAAGCAGGAGCAATAGAAGAGGAGGTTAggtcaataaaaacaggaagaaaattgGAACATCACAGGCAGAATATGACACATAGGGTAACTTTAGGAAAATAGGGGGTCCTTTAATACCGCTGAAAACTTGCTTACCTCAAATATCATGCCGGTCTTACAAGGACTCATTCAGCTTTggagtcacacacacatttaatgtTACGTACTGTAGAAGCTTACAAactgcatgcacacacacagacacagctAGATATTgactgacagacagacacacacacgccccccacccacacacacacacacacacacacaacatgctCCCCTCCTAAATCTGAGCTCTACTCCAGAGTTCAGGCAGAGTTCATGGGACCTCTAGCCAGAAGGGAGAGTGCTCAGTTGCCCTTGATAGAGGGCCTCCATGGCCAAACTGCGGTCAGTCCTACATTCCCTACAAACACACCAAAATTAAAGAGTGCAAACAgagttaaaaatattatttttttcttcctttccgAGAAGATATAATATTCTCCTGCCAAGCTCTGGAGGAGCAAGCGGAACACCGACACTAGGACATTATCGAGAGGACTGGGTAAAGATAGGGTTCTGGTGAGTCATTCGCTCAATGCTCAAAGCTAGACCGACCTTGTGAAGTTAGTGCCAGGCTGGCGGATTTGtacaaactaaagaaaaatccaaTAATAAAGTATCGCTGGAAGGTTTTAAGTGGCTAATGACAAGTCGTGTGTGGGTGAAATCAGTTCATGTGTTTAGAAGTTGTAAAGGAATGGAGTTCAAACAAATCTAGCCgtcacatttaataaatttttgCCTTGGCTTCTGAAAGTACTTCATGAGAGCAGTTTTCTAAAAGCCAACAGCCCAGGCTCGATTAAATGACCGGAGGAATTCATAGAGCGCACACATCTAAGACCCTTGAAACCACCCCGACTTTATTCGAGTACGAAGCCTTGTGTTTCTGAAAGACAGACTCCTTCAGGGCATTAAACATACCAAACTGACCTGTTCTGGGAAACTTTGTGGCGAAAAATGAGACCAAGCGACAAATTGGCTCAATGCTTCTCTTCAAAGTCCAGAGCTACTCCATACTGACATTCAAGGACTGAAGactaaattaactgaatttcaatttaaaacatatttaggtTAAATTGCTGCACAACACAGACAAATGTGATGCCAAACAAGATATTGTTGTCTTGTCCAAGATGTCAGGCCCCTCGACAACAGATGCTGTATGGCTTGTGTTTCTCAAATTCATTTGAATTAGAAATCTGATATGTATTATTTTCCATGTAAAACTGGTAGCGCTGTTGATTTGCAGCAATCAAATGGTCTTAGGTAAGTCTGGCTCATATACATAGCGacaagaaaataatacaattcCCAAgccttttcatgtttttttgatctaaacaatttttttagttcagtttgtgaaaaaaaaacaaaacaaacaaaaaaaaactgattgtcatctttgaaaaatacttaattaaagcaaaatgtttgcAATACTGCAAAATTGGAAATTGGCCACAAAATTATCATTGGTGTACAAAATGAAATTGAGAAGTTGATGGTTTagaacaaaactacaaaaaataaataaataataataataataattggatGCAGTTCAAATTCCAGCACTACAATACAGTTTTGTACCTGAAACACAATGTTTACTGATTTACAGAGTCTAATAACAAAGCCAGGTGGCAGGCAGTCTGAAACAATTCACCGTTTCAGGTCaaacatattttgcttttcagtGGGTGTCACATTTACAAGCCTTCACATTCACATTTACAGGCTTGTGAATGTGACAGTGACTTTAGTCTGGTCCCCAGGCTTGTGGGCACAAAGTTTCAAGTTGCAAAGTAAAAGTGTGAGCAGCTGCCTCTGCTTATGAATACATGGGGTAATGATCTGTGAATCCAACTGACACAGAGCAAAGTCCACAACACTAAAGAGGGGCTCCAAAGGATTAGTGTTTccctgtaattttatttctcacCAACCTCTCCCTTTGCTTTGTTTACCTTGATTTAGGAAGGAGATTAGGAGCTTCTTAACGGCCTGAGGTTCACTACACCTACATTGCCAAGGCGATATGCAAAGCAGTGAAACTGCAATTTACTACAACCAGACTTACCTCTTTTAGACAATCACAAATTGTGACGTATCACGTTTCAACACGGTTCGAAGATTCAAATACTTTGTATTTGTGTACAATAGacagacataaacacaaactgcatGCAGGTAGTCAGAGTGTACACCTGTGCAGGTGTCTGTTGTTTTAGCTTAAGGGGAGCCACGGTTACTGCTTGACCCATTTCAACACTCCCTCCCCCGATTCTATACCACTTGCTCTTCAATATCATTATCTACTCTCTGAGATAACCAACaggacagaaataaatttaaattctgattCAGTACTGCTGCAATgaccttgcaaatgtattcatacctCATGAACTTTTCACACTGTGATGGAGCACTGCAAAGTAATTAAACACGTTTTTCccaacaaaatctgaaaagtgaggtgtgcatttgtattcagccaacaaaatgtaaatctttATATTCAAAATGCTGTGGCTGCAGAAAATGTCCCCCTTCACatgttacaaagaaaaacatgatggtggcagcatcataatgTGAACATGCTGTTTTTTCCCCTTAGCAGAAACAATGAAGTTGGTCTGAGTTAATGGGCAGATGGGAGGAGCTACATACAGGATAATTctggataaaaatatataaattgagAATCAGTGGAAAGCTTTCAAAATTTTTACTGACAAAGATTTGTGAGTCTTTTCTTGCAATGGTGTGGTGTTCTAAAAGTTGTAAAACTAACTTTTCTTCAGTTATTTACTTCTTTGTGCTggaacataatattttttttccaataaaatagACAGATGTTTGTGCTGAAACATGACAAATGTAAATGAGTTTATGGGGTATCAATATTTATCCAAAGTGAAACatgacagttaaaaaaataaaaataaataaataaaaaaatatctctgCAGTTTTAACCAGAAAGTTGACAtgcaccaaataaaaagaaacaaataccCTTGTTTATCACTgatcactgtctgaagttaaattggACCAAACTTCTTTAGTTTCAGGTAACGTagaatgactttattatttatttacgcATTCAATTTTAGTCTGGGACCTGAGTCCAGATTTTGTACCACAAACAAGCAAAGCTGgcatgacaataaaaaaaaatccttgaaaataGGTCAGAGAAATCTAAATAATCCGGGAgataatgtaaacaaaatcaGAAGCTTACATACATTTCAACGGTATTTGGTAGTAATGCATTTGAAATTCATGACTTGGAACAATCAATCACTCAATCTTTATTTATAGAGCACATTACGCACGCAAAGTgctttaaaaggtaaaaaaacaaacaaaacaaaacaataaaacaaaaggcaaaCCATTTGGGTTTCCTTTCACATGTTTCTTATTaatgtggcatttagcaaatagatgTAATTTTACTAATTCCAAGTGACCTAAAacagaagtttggtctgatttaacttcaaatagtgagaaataaaaagtgtCTTTATTTCGTGTATGTACATTTCTGATTTCAACTGCACTTGTTGTTAACatgattaaaattaattaacttgTATGGATTTTTCAACCAGAATATTCCAACATCAGGAATAGAAAAGCTTCAGCAACTAGTGGAAAATAAGCAGGAAAATCACACAAAACCcctaaaaagctaaaactgctaAACTTTGTACAGCAGGATAGCAAAACTCAAGAATTTTTTAAGCTATGGGAAATAATTCTGAATTTCCTTACACTCTTtatgtatttacttatttaatgcACTTATTTGTCACCTCTCTTAGCAGTTGTAGCTTCAGGGGAAAGTTGGCCATAAGTCGCTTAAATCTACACGTCAGAACCATGCAGATGAGTGCGTGAAAGACTCACCTGGCAAAGATGTGAAACCATTCTCTAGAAGAGAGGCATGCATGAGAGTGAGAGAATGAGTGAGACGAAAAGaggaatagaaataaaaaccagtgaAGAGGCAAAAGGCCAGCAAAATGTGACAGATCAATCCAAAGTAGCAGCAGAGAAATGACGATGGGGACGATGAAGTGAAAACGAATGCCTCCTTAAAACAGGATGACATTTCAAAATCAATAGATGAGACACAAGGTAGCAGGAGATTTACAGGCTGAGAATGTTTATGTGCTAAGTAAGTAAGTACTCTGTAAAACGGTGCACAAATTTTGTGGGTtgacatttaaataacaaaCCAACCTCCAGAAGACTAGAAGTCTCCAACACAGTGTGTACTGTCACGCTACAGGTATGCTGGATTTCGACAACTACTTGAAGGAAAAACATAtccaagaaaaaagaaatactctATGGAAAAAACCTTTCTGCAATGTTGAAGTGTGTAAGCATGCTTTACTACGTTAAGCAAAGTCTGATAGGAAGATTAGGTCTTTTTATTGATATCTAAAATatacagacataaaaaaattgcttaacaaaaataagctaataaattttttgtttatttagactTAAAGGTTTAGTACCAACATAGGCACAGTATAGATCAAAGATGATCAAGTCGTTGGAGCTCCCCAAAATGATCCCCCTGCTTAGTCCTGCTGCTCTGTGTGCATCTATtggatattaaaacaaaatgcatgtgATTGATCGGAAACAGGGTGGCGAGAAAGAGAAGCGCAGAGGGGCAGTAGAAACGGTGGGTGGGAGGAGTACCTCTCGTTTAGCAAGGAGGACGTTGGGGACGATGTGAGGAAGACAGCGGCCCAGCATCAGCATCACGCTTTCCTCGCTGTCTGCTATGCGAGACACCTGGAGGGAGGAGGGACACGCATCAATTTCTGCTGCCCTTAAATGTATCGATCATCTTCCCGCTATTTTGTGTTGCTGACCTCGGCTCCGAGTCGACTCTCGGAGCACATTCTGCAGAAAGACAGCAAGGCTTGCTGGAAGGCCGGGGATAACTTCCTGGAATAGCAGGAAAAAGTCAAGTTGGAAACCATCATTATAGTACAGCGCTCCACAATTCCTGTTAATTCCCCAAAAAAGGGGCTTGGCAATTGCTCCGACCACAAAATGACAGAGGTGCAAACAAAGCCAAGCTGCAAGAGAGATAAACTCCTGCCACTTTCTCATGCAACTGCTGTTTGCCTTCCATATAAAATGTGCTAAATTAAGTCagagcaaaaatacattaaaacagtATTGTGAGAGTACAAGTTGCATGGCCTTTAACTGAATCCAGTCCATCTgttataaatagaaaaacaactaTGATTATGTAATGGGTGAGGCATTAAGTGTTATAAGTGAAAGGTTTAGAagtaaaaatgctgaaacaaatCCTCTGTCCTCTGTCAGCAAGAGCAGAAATCTGCATTTTCACACGAGGGCAGCCTGTCCATCATGTTTGCAAAGCCAGATGTCTACCTCCATCTAGTGGGCATATGAtgcaactttacaaaaaatggTTTCATCTGTTAATTTTGGGATAATTTAATACCTGatattattcaaatatttagaGCATTTAAACAACAATTTAACTTAGCCGTGGTTGCTTTTGAgtggaagagaaaaaataaatacaaatgctttttggaaaaaaggCCTGTGACTGAAGCTGCCCAGACATAGAAATTGATAACATTCACTTTAGTTGTGGCTCTTGAAAAATACTAAAGACAGATCAATTTGTATTGGGTGTGTTGAAGGCGAGTTTCAGAACCCCCGCTGATTGATTCAAGTGAAGTCAATGTATTTAGAAatttagaaatctgaaaatcaaaggggagaacaaattaaatttagaaGTTGTTCTTTATTGTAGAAATTATACAGTTACAGCATAACATaaacagaagaataaaaatacagtaagagtgatattaaaatgacttcacACTCACGTGGCCCTTTAGTCTACATAGAAAAGTAAAGAATtcaaaactgtgttttacaGAATCTGTCTCTTGTGTTGAGAAAAATTACGAGTTTGACAATCAGTTCTGGGTACTTGTGCAGATTTTagatttaatgaaataaaacaagtaatGCAGTGACTAACTTCAGAGTGAAATCAATCAGTCAAGTCCTTCAGTCACTATGGATGACAAGGAGACATAGATGTGATTTTTCCTGAGATTTCCACTAACCTGTTTGGTTGATCAAACTGGGCGCGTTGTTGACTTGTAGTTTTGTTGCAGGTCTGCTGTTGGGACTGTGATGTGTTCTGAGTGGAGGTCGATACAAGGTCATTTCCAGCCTCCGACACCCCTCGAATGTCTAGATATTGACCATTATCTAAAGAAGGctgagagcaagaaaaaaaaacaaaaaaaaaacgagagTAATACACAGACATCTGTTTATATAATTTGTACACATAAGTAAAAAAGCCACATACCACAGAAGGAGGATTAGTGGAGCAGGGCTTTGAGGAGCTAGAGGAGGAGCAAAGCTCCAGAGTGGCCGGAGGCGGAAACGAGACACTCTTTTTCAGGATCTGAATCTCACTGtgaagcaattttaaaaaaagaaatgtcatgaaCATGTcagaaatattgacatttttttgcaGCATCACTAAAAATAAgccatagaaaaaaaaaagaatgaatgaaaggCTCATCAGCAGCACAGAAGACGATATCATTCCCTGAGTGAGTGGTGTGCAAGCAGCTACCTCTGCAGTTTCTTTATCTGCTCAGCAAGACTCTGCTTCTCACTGTTTAGGAGGTTGAGCTGGTATTCCAGTTCTTGCACAACTTCTGACTGTTGCtagagaaaacacacaaaaaatgggaaattctggcaaaaaaaaaagtgtattacACATATCAAGAAATTAGTGACTTCACCAatattgtttggttttataaGAGTTGGATGAAGATCAAGACAGATattcagaaaatcaaaattttacaGAAGGGatcttttaaaacagaaatttctaCCAACTGAAAAATATCTTTATGTAAGTGAATAGTTAGGGCTGCTTTTTTCAGAGTTACTGCAACAAGGCAGAGTTGCATAGAAGCGATCAGACTGTAAATACACATATACAGAAAACTGCTTATACACACCTGCTGCGACAGGTCAGGCTTCTTTTGGGGCTCTCGAGAGACGCAGTTTCCTGGAAGATCACCAAAAGCCACACCGACAGACGCGTCCACCTTATCTGTTGGAGAGGAAAGCGTGCTGCCTCCGTTCCTGTAGAGCTGCAACAGGTCAGGAGGTTTTGGGATGTTGAGACCGACGTCATCCCACAATTCAAAGTCCTGGAGATGAATACGAAACAAAATAAGAAGGAAGTATTCAGGGAATGGATGTGTTTTTAAGCTCATAAGCAGGACGGTAAGACATCTAAATAACTGATCTAAACGTGAATCTGCTTAAAATCACCAGTTGGAggttattattttccttcagaacaaaagaaaatcttgtgTTGAAATAACCTATGAACGGAAAAAAGATTTTACCTGGTCATCGTTTTCATCAGAAAAGGTGATGGATGAgagtttgtattcattttttaataaatattcattcacAAGGAAGTTTAAGGCTCTTTTCTCCAGTGGGCGTATGGGCTCCTGATGAAGGAGAAAAGAACAGGGTGAAGGTTTAGCTAGAGTGTTTTTGGTTATATCTTATGAAGCCTTAAAGAATGAAtctaatattttcctttcactttattTCAACAGATTCCCCACCTGGATTTCAGGACTCGATTTGAAGTTTTTTCTCTCCTGAGATGCCACTTCACTCTCTGAGAAattgagaaaatggaaaaaaaaaaagaaaataataaaaaaaaattttgaaccAATACTGAGGATTAACGTTCTCGTTGAAGTTCTttgtaatgagaaaaaaagagagagagaaaactgcAACAAGAAAGGTTGAGGTGGAGAAGAAGTTAAAAGTACGCCACACCTGCTGCCTGAGTCAAGTTGGCCCGCAGAGCCTGAATGGTCTCCTTTGCTTTCCGTAGCTCAAACTCCAGCACTGGACAGGAAATGACAACACACACAGGAAGTGGATCCAACCAAACACAGggcacaaaattaaacaaagatggggcatttgaaaatatgacactGAAGatcaaatgaagcaaaaaaaaaaaaaaaaagcatgcagATCATGGGTTcatagaaaaaacaacaacaaaaacgcATGCAGCAGAGGATCATGGTAAACCTGCCTCTAGGTTTAATGACAGGCAGGTGGTTTTCCTGCTATCAAATTTGTAAATGGTGgtcaatttgttttttaattttctctaatCTAGGAGCTGTCTGACACTAGGTTTCCTCCTAGGCAACTGGTTTCCAAGCACTCAAAGGACAATGCTGCACAGGGAACTTGTTCTTCACAGATTC from Xiphophorus couchianus chromosome 21, X_couchianus-1.0, whole genome shotgun sequence includes the following:
- the relch gene encoding RAB11-binding protein RELCH homolog isoform X5; this encodes MASVNPFDVSDSDEEAERRPNETVDTERSPSEGAPGPPPGNAFSLPADAEPPTLLLSSNRTSPSGEGMSVSAAATSTMAGGVETRVSVDVIAAQLLRDQYILTALEFHTELLEAGRELPRLRDYFSNPGNFERQSGTPPAKDQVLGPGGPLNRAGSISTLDSLDFARYSDDGNRESDERVAVLEFELRKAKETIQALRANLTQAAESEVASQERKNFKSSPEIQEPIRPLEKRALNFLVNEYLLKNEYKLSSITFSDENDDQDFELWDDVGLNIPKPPDLLQLYRNGGSTLSSPTDKVDASVGVAFGDLPGNCVSREPQKKPDLSQQQQSEVVQELEYQLNLLNSEKQSLAEQIKKLQSEIQILKKSVSFPPPATLELCSSSSSSKPCSTNPPSVPSLDNGQYLDIRGVSEAGNDLVSTSTQNTSQSQQQTCNKTTSQQRAQFDQPNRKLSPAFQQALLSFCRMCSESRLGAEVSRIADSEESVMLMLGRCLPHIVPNVLLAKRERMVSHLCQELIPLILCTACLHPEPKERDQLLHILFNLIKRPDDEQRQMILTGCVAFARHVGPTRVEAELLPQCWEQINHKYPERRLLVAEACGALAPYLPKEIRSSLVLSMLQQMLTEDKADMVREAVVKSLGIIMGYIDDSDKYAQGFELMLLSLGDPSERVVNAVHQVFIPAFAAWTTELGTLHTALIPSLLARIEKLLTQGEHGLDEHKLHVFLSALQSLIPPLFAVVLQNAPFTSRAKPHEDIPAIEVTRFPRPASPLQDMAIIIGNRELLSSLLLLYDHQLEHEGTTGWESLLWVVNQLLPQLIEIVGRINVTSSTCVHEFSRFFWRFCRTFGKIFTNTKVKPQFQEILRLSEENVDASAGNGILTKATVPIYATGVLTCYNQEEDRKLLVGFLEDVMTTLSLSHAPLDSLKASFVELGANPVYHELLLTVLWYGVVHTSALVRCTAARMFELLVKGVNETLVAQRVVPALITLSSDPEISVRIATIPAFGTIMETVTQKELLERVKMQLASFLEDPQYQDQHSLHMEIIRTFGRVGPNAEPRFRDDFVLPHLHKLALANNSQSVESKRIDIAIHLFEAYSALSCCFISEEVMVNHFLPGLRCLHADMEQLSPEHEVILGSMIKECEIKVENRGISDAQGLVGEDAKTKFLSKMGQLTTSGAMLANVFQRKK
- the relch gene encoding RAB11-binding protein RELCH homolog isoform X4 gives rise to the protein MASVNPFDVSDSDEEAERRPNETVDTERSPSEGAPGPPPGNAFSLPADAEPPTLLLSSNRTSPSGEGMSVSAAATSTMAGGVETRVSVDVIAAQLLRDQYILTALEFHTELLEAGRELPRLRDYFSNPGNFERQSGTPPAKDQVLGPGGPLNRAGSISTLDSLDFARYSDDGNRESDERVAVLEFELRKAKETIQALRANLTQAAESEVASQERKNFKSSPEIQEPIRPLEKRALNFLVNEYLLKNEYKLSSITFSDENDDQDFELWDDVGLNIPKPPDLLQLYRNGGSTLSSPTDKVDASVGVAFGDLPGNCVSREPQKKPDLSQQSEVVQELEYQLNLLNSEKQSLAEQIKKLQSEIQILKKSVSFPPPATLELCSSSSSSKPCSTNPPSVPSLDNGQYLDIRGVSEAGNDLVSTSTQNTSQSQQQTCNKTTSQQRAQFDQPNRKLSPAFQQALLSFCRMCSESRLGAEVSRIADSEESVMLMLGRCLPHIVPNVLLAKRERMVSHLCQELIPLILCTACLHPEPKERDQLLHILFNLIKRPDDEQRQMILTGCVAFARHVGPTRVEAELLPQCWEQINHKYPERRLLVAEACGALAPYLPKEIRSSLVLSMLQQMLTEDKADMVREAVVKSLGIIMGYIDDSDKYAQGFELMLLSLGDPSERVVNAVHQVFIPAFAAWTTELGTLHTALIPSLLARIEKLLTQGEHGLDEHKLHVFLSALQSLIPPLFAVVLQNAPFTSRAKPHEDIPAIEVTRFPRPASPLQDMAIIIGNRELLSSLLLLYDHQLEHEGTTGWESLLWVVNQLLPQLIEIVGRINVTSSTCVHEFSRFFWRFCRTFGKIFTNTKVKPQFQEILRLSEENVDASAGNGILTKATVPIYATGVLTCYNQEEDRKLLVGFLEDVMTTLSLSHAPLDSLKASFVELGANPVYHELLLTVLWYGVVHTSALVRCTAARMFELLVKGVNETLVAQRVVPALITLSSDPEISVRIATIPAFGTIMETVTQKELLERVKMQLASFLEDPQYQDQHSLHMEIIRTFGRVGPNAEPRFRDDFVLPHLHKLALANNSQSVESKRIDIAIHLFEAYSALSCCFISEEVMVNHFLPGLRCLHADMEQLSPEHEVILGSMIKECEIKVENRGISDAQGSISIASSLVGEDAKTKFLSKMGQLTTSGAMLANVFQRKK